In the genome of Burkholderia sp. PAMC 26561, one region contains:
- a CDS encoding sensor domain-containing protein produces the protein MTVRSERSSNSAFTDRYIESAPDGAFEHTLLRALAQNVPHRIYAKDLHGRFIFANDSVAKGMGVSDSTELLGKTDFDFYPFELASEYHRQEQEVLRHGRSLLNQEEHAKYLLLESEAWLVTTKVAVRNEAGEIIGLVGINYEITTQKAAELALQAAHAMAADATLRLQATVARLDLEVKERQRFEQELRHQAMHDALTGLPNRALLMDRIEQAIELARHRNQPLTLLFLDLDRFKLVNDSLGHAAGDELLRVLTRRLGRVMSLGDTLGRLGGDEFILLLTEPMSANAFADLTGNLLRVVAEPVLIAEREVSVTCSLGYCVYPRDGADVTTLVKHADAAMYGAKKDGGNRVWQYTAALSSHAGERLELETQLKPPASQ, from the coding sequence ATGACTGTGCGTTCCGAACGATCTTCCAATAGCGCATTCACCGACAGATACATCGAAAGCGCGCCTGACGGCGCCTTCGAACATACGTTATTGCGAGCACTTGCACAGAATGTGCCGCACCGCATTTATGCAAAAGATTTGCATGGCCGTTTCATCTTCGCTAACGACTCGGTAGCAAAAGGCATGGGAGTTTCCGATTCTACTGAACTGCTGGGAAAAACTGATTTCGATTTCTATCCATTCGAGCTTGCCAGCGAGTATCACCGGCAAGAACAGGAGGTTCTAAGGCACGGGCGCTCGCTGCTCAATCAGGAGGAGCATGCGAAATATCTCCTACTAGAATCCGAAGCGTGGCTAGTTACGACGAAGGTCGCCGTGCGCAATGAAGCAGGGGAAATTATCGGTCTGGTAGGAATCAACTATGAAATCACCACTCAGAAGGCAGCTGAACTGGCGTTGCAAGCAGCTCATGCGATGGCAGCAGATGCCACGTTGCGACTGCAAGCCACTGTTGCGCGGCTTGATCTAGAGGTAAAAGAGCGCCAACGCTTCGAGCAGGAACTTCGCCACCAAGCCATGCACGACGCGCTCACTGGTCTGCCGAACCGGGCGTTGCTAATGGACCGCATTGAACAAGCCATCGAACTCGCCCGGCATCGCAACCAACCGCTCACGCTGTTGTTCCTTGATTTAGACCGTTTCAAGCTTGTCAACGACAGTCTTGGTCACGCCGCAGGGGATGAACTACTAAGGGTCCTAACCCGGCGGCTTGGCCGCGTAATGAGCTTAGGTGACACCCTGGGCCGCCTTGGCGGTGATGAGTTCATTCTCTTACTCACCGAGCCCATGTCGGCTAACGCTTTTGCTGATCTGACCGGAAACCTTCTGCGCGTCGTGGCCGAGCCGGTGCTCATCGCTGAGCGCGAGGTGTCCGTTACCTGCAGCCTGGGCTACTGCGTCTATCCCCGGGACGGAGCGGATGTGACCACGTTGGTTAAGCATGCCGACGCCGCCATGTACGGCGCAA